The Halorubrum salinarum region CGTACAGATTGTTGTCCTTCACTCGCGTCAGTATCTCCCCGCCATCGTCATTCCCTGTCGACGACTCGTCCTCCCGAACGAGACATTTGCGTGACGCCGCTGCCATCGGGATTTCGAGGTAGAGGCCATCCCCGAACTCCGGCATCTCCGTGATGCCCGTACAGACCCGGCCCGGGTGCGGGCCATCTTCACCGGGCTCCTTGCTGTACAGCACGTCGGCGATGTCCTGTTGGAGCGACCCATCGCCGTGGGCGCGGATGAGGGAGGCGAGATTGTTGACGTACAGCTCTCGGATGTCGTAGAGCACCTGGATGTTCCGGGGCGACGCGTGCTCGAACTTGGGGTGCTCTTTCACACAGATCGCACTCAGCGTCGCGAGCACGGCGAGCGTCCCCGGCTCGTCGACGAACGGCTCTTCGGCGGCGTCGGCACGAACCTGCTCTTTGAACGCCGCCGTCCCGAACCGCTCGACGTCGTTCACGAGGTCCTCGGGTTGGTCCTCGCCGTCGACGACGTATCGATTGTAACCACGCGTAAACAGCTGGTTGATCCGGGTCTCACCGTACTCCAGCGGGAGTGCCGCAACTCGATACGCCATGTCTTCGTCGTCGGTGGGCGTACTCGGACTCATTCGTCGATCACCTCGGGTGTCGCCGACCGAACGTCGAACGCCGGGCTCTCGATTGGTTGAACGATGCTACAGACGTCGGCGTGCAGCGAGTAAGGCAGGCGAGCGACACGTCGGCGGTCGGCCGTCACGACGGGGTCGATCGGGATGTCGTACGTCTCGAGGAGGAGGTCGTTCAACACCTCGCGACTTTGCTCGTCGTATCGGTGCGCCGGGTCGGTATCCAGTAGGTAGACGTGGACTCCCTGCCCGCTGTACACCACCATCGTCTCCTCGGCGTCGAAATCGTCCTCAAAGATGTCGCGCACCTCGAACCCATACTCGATGGCGCGGTCGACGTCTTCGAAGGCGTACGGATACCCCTCGGGAGCGGCGTCGAGGATACCCGCAGCGTCGAGAAGCGCATCGTCGTCCCGATCATCGACGTCCACCGGGACCCGCTCCACCGCCCGGTCTCGGGCGATCTCTTTCGCGTCGATGTCAACGAGGAGGACCCAGGGTCGTTCCCAGTGATCCAGCGCGTAGTAGACGGCATCAGGACGTGGGTCCGGTTTCTCCAGCACCTCCGGATCAGCAAGCGCGAACTCGCTCCGCCCCAGCGGGTCGTTGCGGGCTGGATGCCGAATGAACTCGACGACGTCCTCGAAGTCGTCGAACTCGGGTGTCGTTCGGTCGCCCGACGCATCTGTTTGCCACGTATCCCGCCGGATGAAGTCCTTGTCAGGCACCTCGTCTTTGCGAACCGGGTGGGACTCGCGGAAGGCGATGGCGTACTGTTTCGGGCCGGTCGCCGTGATGAATTCCGGCAGGTCGTCCAGATAGCGGGGGAACTCCTCGGCGTAGTAGGCGTAGATCTCCTCGCGGGTCGCGTGTCGCCAGGTCATTGGTTGAGTTCTTGATCGAGATTTTTGAAGCCCCGTACAGTGGTCAGGCCCGCAGCATCGAAGTCGTCGACGGCGTCTCTGATGGTCGCGAACGACCGTGCCGCTCGCCCGCTGACTCGCTCGTCGATCCGATCGGCGTCGGCAAGGCTCTCCAGGACGTCGAGGGCTGTCTCGCGATTGTTGAAGGCCCAGATCGCGTCGGCGTCCACCGCGCTGAGTTTGTCGTAATCCTGGACCGGGGCGTGCCGGTTGTTACTCGCGAGCTCTGCTTCGCCGGCCCAGACGAGATCGCCGTCCTCGTCGATGCCGGCCACGTCCAGTACGGTGCCGTCGTCGGTTTCGTAGTACGGTTCCACGCGAACCACGTCGTCCCGCTGCTGGAGCCACAGCTCGAGGAGCCGGACGCCAACCTTGTGTGGCGTTTTCTCGCCGAGATCGCCCGCTCCTGGTCCCGCCTTCAATTCTCTCCCGAGGAGGTCTCGACCGTCCGGGAGGACGGTGTAGTACTTGCGCCCCGCCGCGGAGTCCGCGTCCAGGAGGTCCTGCTCCGTGAGCCGCTCCACATGGAGGTCGTCGTATTCGTCCTGAAGCTGGCTCATCCTGTCCAGTAGCGTGTACTCGTCGTCCTCTCGGTTCATCACGTCGAGGACCCGATTCAGGAACCGGACGTCGTCACGGCTGAGCCCGCGTTGTCGGAGTTCGTCATCGGGGACGGGTACGCTGCTTTCCTGAACGGGCGTTGCCCCGTTCTCCGGCTGCGTAGCTTGGTCACCAGCTGGGTCCTCGTCCGTCCCGGTGGCCTGCCCGAACAGGGGGCTCATCGCTGCCTCGTCTCCATCTGGGTCGTTGTCCGTCTCGGACTGGGTGGTCGACGTCGACGCGTCCTCGGTCGTCGATTCGCTGATGAACGCGGATTGCGTCGGGTCGGTCGCTGCATCGCCGTCGGCAGCTGAGCCCGTCGTCTCAGCCCCCGAACTCCCCCAGCCAGTCTCCTCTGGGGCAGTGCTCGAGTCAGTCGGCTCTGTCAGCCCGTACTGGGCCTGTGTCCGTTCGACCATCCGTGGCCGGGACACGGACTCGAAATGGTCTTTCTGGGGCTCTGTGAGCGGCTGGTCGCTTTCTGGATGCCCCGGCGCAATCGGGAGCGGCTTCAACGAAAACGGCGGCGGACCAGTCTCCCCGAACGACGGACTCGGGAGTTGCGCAATCCACTCACCACTTGGCAGCGTATTGATCCGGTTGCGGAGTTCGGTCGGGCTGAGGTCCTCGTGGGCAAGCGACTCCGCGAGATCGCGCTCGATCGAGATGTTGCCGATGAGCTTCGTCTTGATGTTGTTCAGCACCTCATCGTAGGCCCGCTCGTTCCGATTCCGCACCTGTTCCGGGAACTGCATCACGAGCCCCATACTCAACCCGAACGACCGGCCCTGCGGCAGGAGCTGCTCGGAGACGAGCTTCGTCGACGCAACCGGCGCCGCCTCTTCGATGATGAGGTTCGTGAGCTTCTCGTAGTCGGTCTGGCCATCGCGCCGGCGCACCTGCACGGCGTCCCAGAGGTTGCTCAACAGCAGGAGTGTGATCGCTCGCTGTGCCTCCGGTCGGAGGTCACCGAGGTCGAAGATGATGGTGGCGTCTTCATCGAGGAATTCGCGGAAGTCGAAGCGGTTGTCGACGTACTCGCCGGCCTCGTTCTGCTCGGGGACGTGGCTGAAGATCCGCCGAAGATGCGCGTCCTCTTTGAGCTTGTCGAGGCGGTTCCCGACGGCGTCCATCGACACCTGGAACTGGTGGTTGTCCTTCGCGAAGTGGCGCGTCAGCGATTCCTCGATGTTCTGGTTGTCCGCTGAGACCGGGGGAATCGTCTGGTCGCGCTGCATCCGGAGGGCAGCAGCGAAGAGGTCGTCCAGCCCGAACACGTCGCTCCCGTACTCCTCGTCGAACAGCGCCTTGATCAGGTAGCTCAGAATCTCGTTCGCGACGAACGCCTGCCCGTACTGCTCGCGACCCATAATCATCCGGAGGATGTCGTGGAAGTGGTCGACCTTGTCCTGAATCGCGTCCTCTCGGTTGCGACCCGCTTCGAGCGCGGGCCGGATGTCGAAGAAGGAGAACGCGGGGATTGTCTCTGGGACGCGGAAGTGGTAGACGTCATCGAGGCCACCGAACCGCTCGTAGTGGCAGCGCAGGTAGTTCTCACACATCCCGTCGCCCTTCGGGTCGACGAGGACGACGGGGCCACCAGTCGTTTCGCGGAGAGAGAGGGCGTCGTTGATGATGGCCTTCGACTTCCCGCCACCAGTCGACGCGAACCGCCCGTAATGCGTCGGCAACAGGTCCGGCGGGATCCGAATGGGGTCCGGCCGTGGCTCACCGTTCTCGTCGAGCGCGTAGCCGATGGCCATCCCGTCCTGGAACTGCTGGATTAGATCCGGATTCGGCCACGGGAGCGGGTTCCGACTCTGCTGTTCGGCCCTCGTTCCCCGCGTCCCTTCGACGGTCAACTGTTCGGAGGAGGGGACGAGGACGAAGTTCGCGAGCTCCGTCCCGCTGAGGACCAGCTCGGGGCGGGTCTTCCCTCGTCCCGTCGTCAACTCGCGATTGAGGAGGCGCTGGAGAGCGGCCCGTGCCTTCTTCTCCTTCGTTTTCTCACGGAAGCCGCTGTCCCGGAGGCGTTGCCCCTCGACCTCGTAGAACGGTCCATCAAGCGGGTCGAACACAGGGAGGAGCGAGTCCATCCGGGCATCGAGGTCGTCGCGGGTGTCGTCGGTGGGGACGCCGACGGCCCGGATGTTGACCGTGAACGACCGTTTGGCGTTCTTCGCGTCGATGTACTCGATCCGCTTCTCGACGGCCTCGCTCAGCTGCCGATCGTCCTGATCGCTCCGCTGGTCCTCGACCTCGAGCAACGACCCGACGACCTCCTGGAAGAACGTATCGCGGCCGTCGACGAGGTCCTCTTTTCGTACCTCCGCGTCGGATTGCCAGCTGGCACGCCGTTGGAAGACGACCTGGAACGCGGTCGGCGCTGTTGCCTCCATCAGGTGGTCGATCAGCGACGCCAGCGCCGCGCCCGGTTCGTCGACGGACGAGAGGTCGCCATTCGTTTCCTCCGCCGTGAACGGCGTCAGCGAGGTCATCCAGTCCTGCTTCCGCGACGCGGATCCACACCACCGAACACCGAGCGGCGAGACAGCGTCTTGAGCCGGGCGAGCCAGAATCGTTCCCGCCGGTGTCATCGTTGGCTTCTCGATGGCCCGTCGCTCTTCCTCGTCGTCTGGAAGTGCATCGGGCGGCGCTAGTTCCAGGGCCGAGTCCCCGACAGTCACGTGATGATCGGGGACGCTCGTGGCTGCTGTACCGCCGTCGACAACGGGGTCTGTCTCAGCTGACTCGGAGTCCGCTGATTCCTCGTCAACGATATCGTACTGTTCTGCCGGGCCAAACTCGTACTGCAGCCGCCCGGCCTCGTAGTGGTCCGCGAATTCCTGCGGTGTGAACTCGACTGGCTGAATGAGCCGGGCGGCGACGTCGACGTCGACGCGTTCGATGTCGAACGTGGCCGGATAGATGGAGCGGAGGCGCTTCTCGAGCGTATCGAGGTGGGCATCGGCCCCGTAGAAGAACTCCACCGGGTCGTCCGGGCCATCACTGATTGCGAGGAACTCGAATCGGGGTGGTGTCTCACTGTGGAGCGGGTTCAGCTTCGCCCCGAGACCCGACGAGCCGGGCGTGGTCAGCTTGTGGAGGCTGTCGAGGACTCGGGGGATACTCTCCGGGTCAAGCCGCTCGGATGTCGGCGTGACGCGCAGGTACTCAGCCATCGTTGGTTCTCTCCGTCGACCCGCCGTCTGGCTCAGCTTCGACGGCGTCTGATTCCTCGTTCAGTTCGTTC contains the following coding sequences:
- a CDS encoding bifunctional DNA primase/polymerase produces the protein MTWRHATREEIYAYYAEEFPRYLDDLPEFITATGPKQYAIAFRESHPVRKDEVPDKDFIRRDTWQTDASGDRTTPEFDDFEDVVEFIRHPARNDPLGRSEFALADPEVLEKPDPRPDAVYYALDHWERPWVLLVDIDAKEIARDRAVERVPVDVDDRDDDALLDAAGILDAAPEGYPYAFEDVDRAIEYGFEVRDIFEDDFDAEETMVVYSGQGVHVYLLDTDPAHRYDEQSREVLNDLLLETYDIPIDPVVTADRRRVARLPYSLHADVCSIVQPIESPAFDVRSATPEVIDE
- a CDS encoding ATP-binding protein, with amino-acid sequence MAEYLRVTPTSERLDPESIPRVLDSLHKLTTPGSSGLGAKLNPLHSETPPRFEFLAISDGPDDPVEFFYGADAHLDTLEKRLRSIYPATFDIERVDVDVAARLIQPVEFTPQEFADHYEAGRLQYEFGPAEQYDIVDEESADSESAETDPVVDGGTAATSVPDHHVTVGDSALELAPPDALPDDEEERRAIEKPTMTPAGTILARPAQDAVSPLGVRWCGSASRKQDWMTSLTPFTAEETNGDLSSVDEPGAALASLIDHLMEATAPTAFQVVFQRRASWQSDAEVRKEDLVDGRDTFFQEVVGSLLEVEDQRSDQDDRQLSEAVEKRIEYIDAKNAKRSFTVNIRAVGVPTDDTRDDLDARMDSLLPVFDPLDGPFYEVEGQRLRDSGFREKTKEKKARAALQRLLNRELTTGRGKTRPELVLSGTELANFVLVPSSEQLTVEGTRGTRAEQQSRNPLPWPNPDLIQQFQDGMAIGYALDENGEPRPDPIRIPPDLLPTHYGRFASTGGGKSKAIINDALSLRETTGGPVVLVDPKGDGMCENYLRCHYERFGGLDDVYHFRVPETIPAFSFFDIRPALEAGRNREDAIQDKVDHFHDILRMIMGREQYGQAFVANEILSYLIKALFDEEYGSDVFGLDDLFAAALRMQRDQTIPPVSADNQNIEESLTRHFAKDNHQFQVSMDAVGNRLDKLKEDAHLRRIFSHVPEQNEAGEYVDNRFDFREFLDEDATIIFDLGDLRPEAQRAITLLLLSNLWDAVQVRRRDGQTDYEKLTNLIIEEAAPVASTKLVSEQLLPQGRSFGLSMGLVMQFPEQVRNRNERAYDEVLNNIKTKLIGNISIERDLAESLAHEDLSPTELRNRINTLPSGEWIAQLPSPSFGETGPPPFSLKPLPIAPGHPESDQPLTEPQKDHFESVSRPRMVERTQAQYGLTEPTDSSTAPEETGWGSSGAETTGSAADGDAATDPTQSAFISESTTEDASTSTTQSETDNDPDGDEAAMSPLFGQATGTDEDPAGDQATQPENGATPVQESSVPVPDDELRQRGLSRDDVRFLNRVLDVMNREDDEYTLLDRMSQLQDEYDDLHVERLTEQDLLDADSAAGRKYYTVLPDGRDLLGRELKAGPGAGDLGEKTPHKVGVRLLELWLQQRDDVVRVEPYYETDDGTVLDVAGIDEDGDLVWAGEAELASNNRHAPVQDYDKLSAVDADAIWAFNNRETALDVLESLADADRIDERVSGRAARSFATIRDAVDDFDAAGLTTVRGFKNLDQELNQ